Proteins encoded by one window of Blautia faecicola:
- a CDS encoding KAP family P-loop NTPase fold protein, translating into MWLDNASDIDILFYEPYARIIADIAKNKEYNPLTIGVFGLWGAGKSTLLKLIDKKLENQEGIICVTINAWMFESYDDAKTAIMEALLQELKEEVPAEVKKKFGKLIKRVNWFKLGTKAVSTLAPVVASVATGNPLPMLLNVTGSAEEIGNTVKNAADSIQSLKDEYWKDEDDSTDESTINNIRKFREEFSDALKNDNIENIVVMVDDLDRCRPERIIEILEVIKLFLAVDRTTFIIAADENVIKYSIREKYPPMNGFDVELDKEYIEKIIQLPIYIPELSAKDIQNYLLLLVAQSYLEQESFSRLIAKIFEEKMIVSGDVITLEEINNLIDELNLSWRDGDKSAFNETAKIIDEIREIVASTLKGNPRQAKRFLNTFITKRQLAKIYYGDEIDISILAKLLVLQKLDNDLFIQLNEWSKEFDTENKKFKQIRTEFQEGNMDSQNPWNTAQMKKWIECKPVDLEKYRLEKYFYLTRENLKSSSIDESGFSKNTKEILERIGRSKAGQMAAIIKDMKELNAEEVADTFKIIIPKIEKGEMKFFIIRDLFLNFDTYKGKIVEAIGKSTVTIKAGDMAALRTMYNSDTGSMNTVLEIMVKKGTLTDEQITEIKEQRKS; encoded by the coding sequence ATGTGGCTAGATAATGCGTCAGATATTGATATTCTATTTTATGAACCATATGCAAGAATAATTGCAGATATTGCTAAAAATAAAGAATATAACCCATTGACAATTGGAGTGTTTGGACTATGGGGTGCTGGAAAATCCACTTTATTGAAGTTAATAGATAAAAAACTTGAAAATCAAGAAGGTATTATTTGTGTGACCATTAATGCATGGATGTTTGAATCATATGATGATGCGAAAACTGCAATTATGGAGGCCTTATTGCAGGAACTAAAAGAAGAAGTTCCTGCAGAGGTAAAAAAGAAATTTGGAAAATTAATTAAAAGAGTAAATTGGTTTAAATTAGGAACGAAAGCCGTATCTACACTTGCACCGGTAGTTGCAAGTGTAGCAACAGGAAATCCATTACCTATGTTATTAAACGTAACTGGAAGTGCAGAAGAAATAGGGAATACTGTCAAAAATGCAGCAGATTCAATTCAATCGTTGAAAGATGAATATTGGAAAGATGAAGATGACTCGACCGATGAAAGTACAATAAATAATATAAGAAAATTTAGAGAAGAGTTTTCAGATGCGCTGAAAAATGACAATATCGAAAATATAGTTGTAATGGTAGATGATTTGGACAGATGCCGCCCAGAACGAATAATTGAAATATTGGAAGTGATTAAGTTGTTTTTAGCTGTTGATAGGACAACATTTATTATTGCTGCGGATGAAAATGTTATAAAGTATTCCATTCGTGAAAAGTATCCACCGATGAATGGTTTTGATGTAGAACTAGACAAAGAATATATTGAAAAAATTATTCAATTGCCGATATATATTCCAGAGTTATCTGCAAAGGACATACAAAATTATCTATTATTACTGGTTGCACAAAGTTATTTGGAACAGGAAAGTTTTAGTCGCCTAATAGCTAAAATATTTGAAGAAAAAATGATAGTTTCTGGCGATGTAATTACATTAGAAGAAATTAATAATTTGATTGATGAATTAAACCTGAGTTGGAGGGACGGGGATAAGTCAGCTTTTAATGAAACGGCAAAGATTATTGATGAAATAAGAGAAATTGTTGCTTCTACGCTGAAAGGGAATCCACGTCAGGCAAAACGCTTTCTGAATACATTTATTACTAAACGCCAGTTGGCAAAAATTTATTATGGTGATGAAATTGATATTTCTATTTTGGCGAAGTTGTTAGTGTTACAAAAATTGGATAATGACTTGTTTATACAGCTAAATGAATGGAGTAAAGAATTTGATACTGAAAATAAAAAATTCAAGCAAATTCGTACAGAATTCCAGGAAGGAAATATGGATAGTCAAAATCCGTGGAATACGGCACAAATGAAAAAGTGGATAGAATGTAAACCTGTTGACTTGGAAAAATATCGTTTAGAAAAATATTTTTATTTAACAAGAGAAAATCTGAAAAGTTCTAGCATTGATGAATCTGGATTCAGTAAAAATACGAAAGAAATTTTGGAAAGAATTGGACGATCTAAAGCTGGCCAAATGGCGGCTATTATAAAAGATATGAAAGAATTAAATGCAGAAGAAGTTGCAGATACATTTAAGATTATTATACCTAAGATCGAAAAAGGCGAAATGAAATTTTTTATTATAAGAGATTTATTTTTGAATTTTGATACGTATAAAGGAAAAATAGTGGAGGCAATTGGAAAATCAACAGTCACAATAAAAGCGGGTGATATGGCTGCATTAAGAACAATGTATAATAGTGATACAGGAAGTATGAATACTGTATTAGAAATAATGGTAAAAAAAGGAACGTTAACAGATGAGCAGATTACAGAAATAAAAGAACAGAGGAAAAGCTAA
- a CDS encoding type I restriction endonuclease subunit R: protein MYDPQLGVYKDTLLRFVQRTQPKEWKRFLLQNKVDPERKFCLAFNNACDMDGLISVLRHGFKHRGIPFKVCYFKPESGLNQTAEALYEKNEITCNRQWFYSSDIHNSVDMVLSVNGIPVFALELKNQYTGQNVDNAKRQWMYDRDPREICFQFNKRILGYFCIDQLEVWMTTRLEGKNTYFLPFNQGSNGAGNDGGKGNPANPDGYPTSYFWEYVFQKDSMMDIIQKFIHLQVKEEKKQMPDGSEQVTKKKRLIFPRYHQLDVVRKLIADVKKEGAGRNYLIQHSAGSGKSNSIAWTAYRLASLHDSNDESVFSSVVVVTDRTVLDEQLQETISGFDHTIGSVETIDDKKNSKDLRDAINNGARIIVTTLQKFPVIYQEVDKVAGRNFAIIVDEAHSSQTGSSAMKLKAALADTEAALREYAEIEGKAEDEIDRNDKLVQEMLTHGKHPNLSFFAFTATPKPATLEMFGSQWTDGSFHPFHIYSMRQAIEEGFILDVLQNYMTYSTCFKIAKDTPENPELPESRATKIIKKYEKLHPYNISQKSQIIVETFRETTKQKIGGKGKMMVVTDSRLAAVRYFHEIKRYIREQHYVDMDILAAFSGTVQDGDEEYTEAGLNVRKDGSHISESQTKEEFHDNFNVLVVAEKYQTGFDEPLLHTMIVDKKLKNVKAVQTLSRLNRTCPGKVDTFVLDFANKKEDILEAFQPFYQETSLEQEVNVDLIYQTEKELLDYAIYNENDIKAFIDIWNHPGKQDTTAMGKMTSVLKPVADRYNLKNPEERYQFRRQVRKLLRWYSYITQVVRMFDADMHKEYLFLSYLIGLLPEEKEEPIDLDGKLKLEYYKLQKTFEGAIKLEKVDGQYVPSKKQGAQGIRQKSTLDEILDKINEKYKGQFTDGDRVMLGALHDKLIADDRLASSARTSDPRIFTESIFPSAFGNAAMESYMEAQDSYGSLFEDKSKYDAVMSALAGVIYREMRSKKTVDYRKIERDEQVQMVAEEPVKYGK, encoded by the coding sequence ATGTATGATCCACAGCTTGGCGTTTATAAAGATACTCTATTGAGATTTGTACAAAGAACACAGCCGAAAGAGTGGAAACGCTTTTTATTGCAGAATAAAGTGGATCCAGAACGAAAATTCTGCCTTGCTTTCAACAATGCATGTGATATGGATGGGCTCATTTCTGTACTGCGGCACGGATTTAAACATAGAGGTATTCCGTTCAAAGTATGTTATTTTAAACCAGAATCAGGCCTGAATCAAACAGCGGAGGCACTGTACGAAAAGAATGAGATTACTTGCAACAGACAATGGTTTTATTCCAGTGATATACATAATTCTGTTGATATGGTTCTGTCGGTAAATGGGATTCCGGTATTTGCCCTTGAATTAAAGAATCAGTATACAGGACAAAACGTTGATAATGCTAAGCGTCAGTGGATGTATGATCGTGACCCAAGAGAAATATGTTTTCAGTTCAATAAGAGAATCTTAGGATATTTTTGTATTGATCAGTTGGAAGTTTGGATGACAACACGGTTGGAAGGAAAAAATACATATTTTCTTCCGTTCAATCAGGGATCGAACGGTGCAGGAAATGATGGCGGTAAGGGAAATCCTGCGAATCCAGACGGATATCCGACATCATATTTCTGGGAGTATGTATTCCAGAAAGATAGTATGATGGATATTATCCAAAAGTTTATTCATCTGCAGGTAAAGGAAGAAAAGAAACAAATGCCTGACGGATCAGAGCAGGTCACGAAGAAGAAAAGATTGATTTTCCCAAGATATCATCAATTGGATGTTGTACGTAAATTAATTGCAGATGTGAAAAAAGAAGGTGCAGGTCGTAATTATCTGATTCAACATAGTGCAGGTTCTGGAAAATCCAATTCTATTGCCTGGACAGCGTATAGACTGGCTTCCTTACATGATTCGAATGATGAATCTGTTTTCAGCAGTGTGGTTGTAGTTACAGACCGAACCGTGTTAGATGAACAGTTACAGGAAACCATTTCAGGGTTTGATCACACGATAGGGTCGGTAGAGACAATTGATGATAAAAAGAACTCAAAAGATTTAAGAGACGCCATCAATAACGGTGCAAGAATTATTGTAACAACATTACAGAAATTCCCGGTGATTTATCAGGAAGTAGATAAGGTTGCCGGAAGAAACTTTGCGATTATTGTAGATGAAGCTCATTCTTCACAGACGGGAAGTTCTGCAATGAAACTGAAAGCGGCGTTGGCTGATACAGAAGCAGCATTGCGAGAATATGCAGAAATAGAAGGAAAAGCAGAAGATGAAATAGACAGAAATGATAAACTTGTGCAGGAGATGCTGACACATGGGAAACATCCAAATTTATCCTTTTTTGCATTTACTGCAACTCCGAAACCAGCAACATTGGAGATGTTTGGAAGTCAATGGACAGATGGAAGTTTCCATCCATTTCATATTTATAGCATGAGACAGGCGATAGAAGAAGGGTTCATACTGGATGTTTTGCAGAATTATATGACTTACAGTACCTGTTTCAAAATTGCAAAAGACACGCCGGAAAATCCAGAGCTTCCAGAAAGCAGAGCAACAAAAATTATAAAGAAATATGAAAAATTACATCCATATAATATCAGCCAGAAATCACAGATTATCGTAGAAACATTCAGAGAGACTACGAAACAAAAAATCGGTGGAAAAGGAAAAATGATGGTTGTCACAGATTCGAGATTGGCAGCAGTTCGATATTTCCATGAAATCAAAAGATATATAAGAGAACAACATTATGTAGATATGGATATTTTGGCTGCATTTTCCGGAACGGTGCAGGATGGAGATGAAGAGTATACAGAAGCCGGGCTGAACGTAAGGAAAGATGGAAGCCATATATCAGAAAGTCAGACAAAGGAAGAATTCCACGATAATTTTAATGTTCTGGTAGTAGCGGAAAAATATCAGACTGGTTTTGATGAACCATTGTTACATACAATGATTGTTGACAAAAAATTGAAAAATGTGAAAGCAGTGCAGACATTATCGCGTTTGAATCGAACATGCCCTGGAAAGGTGGACACATTTGTGTTGGATTTTGCAAACAAAAAAGAGGATATTCTGGAAGCATTTCAGCCATTTTATCAGGAGACAAGCCTTGAGCAGGAAGTAAATGTAGATTTGATTTATCAGACAGAAAAAGAACTTTTGGATTATGCAATTTATAATGAGAATGATATCAAGGCATTTATTGATATATGGAATCATCCTGGTAAGCAGGATACAACTGCAATGGGAAAAATGACAAGTGTATTAAAACCGGTAGCGGACAGATATAATTTGAAAAACCCAGAAGAACGGTATCAATTCAGAAGACAGGTAAGAAAATTATTACGATGGTATAGTTATATAACACAAGTAGTTCGTATGTTTGACGCTGATATGCATAAGGAATATCTCTTCCTTAGCTATTTAATTGGACTCTTGCCAGAAGAAAAGGAAGAACCGATTGATTTAGATGGAAAGCTGAAATTGGAATACTATAAATTGCAGAAGACTTTTGAGGGTGCAATAAAACTGGAAAAAGTTGACGGGCAGTATGTTCCATCTAAAAAGCAGGGGGCACAGGGGATCCGACAGAAAAGCACATTGGATGAAATCTTGGATAAGATTAACGAGAAGTATAAAGGGCAGTTCACGGATGGAGATCGGGTGATGCTTGGTGCGTTACACGATAAGCTGATTGCTGATGATAGACTGGCAAGTTCTGCACGTACTTCAGATCCAAGAATTTTTACGGAAAGCATTTTTCCTTCTGCTTTTGGAAATGCAGCAATGGAAAGTTATATGGAAGCGCAGGACAGCTATGGTTCTCTATTTGAGGACAAAAGTAAGTATGATGCTGTAATGAGTGCACTGGCGGGAGTGATTTACAGGGAAATGCGTTCTAAAAAGACTGTGGATTACCGGAAAATTGAGAGAGATGAGCAAGTGCAAATGGTAGCGGAAGAACCAGTTAAATATGGAAAATAG
- the qatC gene encoding Qat anti-phage system QueC-like protein QatC, with the protein MRFWVDKEQEKKPDDEWKDAYVFSINRKKYSTIFTNITDSWYRMDQMQIPAIYEDLFIIGLSIFALDKRVSRRRFKDCWTRDINVSIPVLEYDKWKDTSLQWEKILGFLTGDHWHIIFRKSEVIYSYREHANRIHLNVQDCDCVCLFSGGLDSFCGAIRLLEEGGSPCLVGHNEYPKLAKRQRLFTSTFQNFYPEQSVKFISFTANSRAPISEKEGGLKGNENTSRGRSLLFLCAALSIAGILGRNVPVYIPENGFIGLNIPLTGGRKGTCSTRTTHPYFLRQFNDVLKQVGIQNTIINFFAYNTKREIVQQVKDTNAFKSCYADTISCSHPCLARYNKNGSKEYPINCGYCYPCLIRKSSLLDIDEIKKYSYKGEAYEFLMAYEESEKSADLRAVLGSIYRCKHSSDKELKRDIRCVGELTEEEVGKFLVLYKKSIDDLVQLFSGDQRMKEYLGL; encoded by the coding sequence ATGCGGTTTTGGGTTGATAAGGAACAAGAGAAAAAGCCAGATGACGAATGGAAAGACGCATATGTTTTTTCGATTAATCGAAAAAAATATAGTACGATATTTACAAATATAACAGACAGCTGGTACCGGATGGATCAAATGCAGATTCCTGCAATATATGAGGATTTATTTATAATAGGTTTGAGTATTTTTGCTTTAGACAAAAGAGTATCCAGAAGAAGGTTTAAAGATTGTTGGACTAGAGATATAAATGTATCTATTCCGGTATTGGAATATGATAAATGGAAGGATACGAGCTTACAATGGGAAAAAATACTTGGATTTTTAACGGGAGATCATTGGCATATTATATTTAGGAAAAGTGAAGTAATATATAGCTATAGAGAGCATGCAAATAGGATTCATTTGAATGTTCAGGATTGTGATTGTGTATGTTTGTTTTCGGGAGGTTTGGATTCTTTTTGTGGTGCAATTAGACTATTAGAAGAAGGGGGCTCTCCTTGCCTGGTTGGACATAATGAATATCCTAAACTTGCCAAAAGACAGAGGTTATTTACAAGTACTTTTCAGAACTTTTATCCAGAACAATCTGTTAAATTTATTAGTTTTACGGCGAATTCCAGGGCTCCTATTAGCGAAAAAGAAGGCGGTTTAAAGGGAAACGAAAATACCTCTCGAGGAAGATCACTATTATTTTTATGTGCAGCACTTAGTATAGCTGGTATTTTAGGAAGAAATGTTCCGGTATATATTCCTGAAAATGGATTTATAGGACTTAATATTCCGTTGACGGGAGGAAGAAAAGGAACATGTAGTACACGTACCACTCATCCGTACTTTTTGCGACAATTTAACGACGTTTTAAAGCAAGTAGGAATACAAAATACTATTATAAATTTTTTTGCTTATAATACTAAAAGAGAGATTGTACAGCAGGTTAAAGATACCAATGCATTTAAAAGTTGTTATGCAGATACGATTTCATGTTCACATCCTTGTTTAGCACGGTACAATAAAAATGGTTCAAAAGAATATCCTATAAATTGTGGATATTGTTATCCTTGTTTGATTCGTAAGAGTTCACTTTTGGATATAGACGAGATAAAAAAATATTCCTATAAGGGAGAAGCTTATGAGTTCCTTATGGCATATGAAGAAAGTGAAAAAAGTGCTGATTTAAGAGCAGTACTTGGAAGTATTTATCGTTGCAAACATTCTTCAGATAAAGAATTAAAAAGAGATATTAGGTGTGTCGGAGAATTAACAGAAGAGGAAGTTGGAAAATTTTTAGTTTTATATAAGAAAAGTATAGATGATTTGGTACAATTATTTTCTGGAGATCAGAGGATGAAGGAGTATCTTGGGTTATGA
- a CDS encoding N-6 DNA methylase, whose product MNISVKELKEKEGSKVEEISWNISNRMRELGLGNTSTSMYGGFCLAYVAYLSLKNKINDVYQLVKYMELTFSPERVSFIKGNIENLWNVAIEIGEAYSEETLLAVVLWWPLQGNKFMGECETPQSVVKLANEILQISNDKTADFCSGIGIFLVNAIERNPESQFYGVELVTEVKEVAEIRTELISDRVKIEQKSVLDIDDNLMFDKIFCDYPWGIRVKESIGNNEELEAIYNIIPEVQKATAGDWVFIINVMNHLDKHGKAVVSVSNGVTWNGGINTVIREKFVKKGFVEAVIALPSNLYSNTGIACSLLVLSRNNKNIRMIDATEMVSVGRRQNVLSDENISKIIELLNTDDDNSKLVLGEEVAKNEYTLNPSRYLQKEMPIKNGVAFESVIKNITRGAQIKATILDEIVSDEPTNMQYLMLANIKDGIISDDLPYLKEMNPKYEKYCIKNGSLVISKNVSPVKMAIASVKEGNKILANGNLYVIELDEDKINPYFLKAYLESENGKAALSRVAVGATLLNLPVEGLKKITIPLPDLKSQKIIADKYYAKINEIKELKYKLEKATAELEHIYTEEK is encoded by the coding sequence TTGAATATTTCAGTTAAAGAGTTAAAAGAAAAAGAAGGCTCGAAAGTTGAAGAAATTAGTTGGAATATTTCAAACAGGATGAGAGAACTTGGACTAGGAAATACATCTACATCCATGTATGGAGGATTTTGCTTAGCGTATGTAGCGTATTTATCTTTAAAAAATAAGATAAACGATGTATATCAGTTAGTAAAATATATGGAACTGACTTTTTCACCGGAGAGAGTCAGTTTCATAAAAGGAAATATTGAAAATTTATGGAATGTGGCAATAGAAATCGGAGAAGCATATTCAGAAGAAACACTTTTAGCAGTAGTATTGTGGTGGCCATTGCAAGGAAATAAATTTATGGGAGAATGCGAAACCCCACAGAGTGTTGTAAAGTTGGCAAATGAGATACTTCAAATTTCAAATGATAAAACAGCAGATTTCTGTAGTGGAATTGGAATATTTCTAGTGAATGCTATAGAAAGAAACCCAGAATCACAGTTTTATGGCGTAGAGCTTGTAACCGAGGTCAAAGAAGTAGCAGAAATTAGAACGGAATTAATTTCTGATCGGGTGAAAATTGAGCAAAAATCAGTTCTGGACATAGATGACAATTTGATGTTTGATAAAATATTCTGTGATTATCCTTGGGGGATAAGGGTGAAAGAGAGCATTGGAAACAACGAGGAATTAGAAGCGATATATAATATTATACCGGAAGTACAGAAAGCAACTGCGGGAGACTGGGTATTTATTATAAATGTCATGAATCATCTCGACAAACATGGAAAAGCGGTTGTTTCGGTGAGTAATGGAGTGACTTGGAACGGAGGAATCAATACAGTAATCCGCGAAAAATTTGTAAAAAAAGGATTTGTCGAGGCGGTGATAGCACTTCCATCCAATTTGTATTCGAATACTGGAATTGCCTGTTCATTACTGGTATTAAGCAGAAATAATAAAAATATAAGAATGATAGATGCAACGGAGATGGTCTCAGTTGGACGAAGACAGAATGTTCTTAGTGATGAAAATATTTCTAAAATTATTGAATTGTTGAATACAGATGACGATAACTCAAAGCTAGTTTTGGGTGAAGAGGTGGCAAAAAATGAATACACTCTTAATCCGTCAAGATATCTTCAAAAAGAGATGCCCATAAAAAACGGTGTAGCATTTGAATCTGTGATAAAGAACATAACAAGAGGAGCACAGATTAAAGCAACGATTTTAGATGAAATTGTATCTGATGAACCAACGAACATGCAGTATTTGATGCTGGCAAATATAAAGGATGGTATTATTAGTGATGATCTTCCTTATTTGAAAGAAATGAATCCTAAATACGAGAAATATTGTATTAAAAATGGAAGTCTCGTAATTTCTAAAAATGTATCTCCGGTAAAAATGGCAATTGCATCCGTAAAAGAAGGAAATAAGATTTTAGCAAATGGTAATCTTTATGTTATTGAGTTAGATGAAGATAAGATAAATCCTTACTTTTTGAAAGCATATTTGGAAAGTGAAAATGGAAAAGCAGCCTTATCTAGAGTAGCAGTAGGGGCTACTTTATTAAATCTGCCGGTTGAAGGATTGAAAAAAATAACAATTCCATTGCCTGACTTAAAAAGTCAGAAGATAATTGCAGATAAATATTACGCCAAGATAAATGAAATAAAAGAATTGAAATACAAATTAGAAAAGGCAACAGCAGAATTAGAACATATTTATACGGAGGAAAAATAA
- a CDS encoding type I restriction-modification system subunit M produces the protein MDENNKFDVVGTNIAEKATMIWNVADMLRGPFKPHEYGLVILPMTVVKRFHDCLLPTHKAVLEQYEKVKNFAVIDGFLTKASGYQFYNISKYTFESLLADPENIEANFRDYLNGFSANVQDVLAKFDFDNIIRRMVESNTLYLVIKEFNSQKGYLGPDKISAVDCGYIFEDLVKRFSESFGEEAGAHFTSRDIIYLMTDLLLSDADLSKGGNVTVYDMAMGTSQMLSCMEERIQELNTEIGVTCFGQEFNPSTFAIAKADMMIRGGDPNNMRFGDTLSEDQFSGYQFQYIISNPPFGIDWKREKAAVEAEAKKGELGRFAPGLPKISDGQQLFVLNGLSKLAPNGKMAIIQNGSPLFSGDAGSGPSEIRRYILENDWLDAIVQLGTDMFMNTGISTYIWICSKDKPIHRAGKVQLIDASHCFEARRKSIGTKRNDITDKCRDLIVKAYGAFENGTIYGEKDGIYCQSKIFDTEEFGYQKIVVEQPQKDENGEIILKKGKPVADVSLRDTEKVPLTEEIEEYFKREVLPYAPEAWIDEKKTKKGYEIPMTRYFYEYQAPEPVEEIAVRLHELELDIQSSLDALFGEK, from the coding sequence ATGGATGAAAATAATAAATTTGATGTAGTTGGAACTAATATAGCAGAGAAAGCGACAATGATCTGGAATGTAGCAGATATGCTCCGTGGTCCATTTAAACCGCATGAATATGGATTGGTAATTTTGCCAATGACAGTAGTAAAAAGATTTCATGATTGTTTATTACCGACACACAAAGCAGTATTGGAACAGTATGAAAAGGTGAAGAATTTTGCTGTAATTGATGGATTTCTGACGAAGGCTTCCGGTTATCAATTTTATAACATCAGCAAATATACATTTGAATCTTTATTAGCTGATCCGGAAAATATCGAAGCAAATTTTCGAGATTATCTGAATGGATTTTCTGCAAATGTTCAGGATGTGCTGGCAAAGTTTGATTTTGATAACATTATCCGCAGAATGGTAGAAAGTAATACCTTGTATCTTGTCATAAAAGAATTTAATTCACAAAAAGGATATCTGGGACCAGATAAAATCAGTGCAGTAGACTGTGGATATATTTTTGAAGATTTAGTAAAACGATTCTCCGAATCTTTTGGTGAAGAGGCCGGGGCACATTTTACCAGTAGAGATATTATCTATTTAATGACGGATTTACTTTTATCAGATGCAGATCTGAGTAAGGGTGGAAATGTAACAGTGTATGATATGGCGATGGGAACATCTCAGATGCTTAGCTGCATGGAAGAAAGAATTCAGGAACTAAACACGGAGATTGGAGTTACCTGCTTTGGTCAGGAGTTTAATCCCTCTACATTTGCGATTGCAAAAGCGGATATGATGATTCGTGGGGGTGATCCAAATAATATGAGATTTGGAGATACCCTATCTGAAGATCAGTTTAGCGGATATCAGTTTCAGTATATTATTTCAAATCCACCATTCGGAATTGACTGGAAAAGAGAAAAAGCAGCAGTAGAAGCAGAAGCGAAAAAAGGTGAATTGGGAAGATTTGCACCCGGACTTCCGAAGATATCAGATGGACAGCAGTTGTTTGTATTGAACGGACTTTCTAAGCTAGCTCCAAATGGGAAAATGGCTATTATTCAGAATGGATCACCATTATTTTCAGGAGATGCAGGAAGTGGACCGTCAGAGATTAGAAGATATATTCTGGAAAATGACTGGTTGGATGCGATTGTGCAGTTAGGTACAGATATGTTTATGAATACTGGTATCAGCACGTATATTTGGATTTGTTCTAAAGACAAACCAATACACAGAGCTGGAAAAGTACAGTTGATTGATGCTTCGCATTGTTTTGAAGCAAGAAGAAAAAGTATCGGAACAAAAAGAAATGACATTACTGATAAATGCCGTGATCTGATTGTAAAGGCATATGGTGCATTTGAAAATGGAACTATATATGGCGAGAAAGATGGTATTTACTGTCAGAGTAAGATTTTTGATACAGAGGAATTTGGATATCAGAAGATTGTAGTAGAACAGCCACAGAAAGATGAAAATGGCGAAATCATATTAAAGAAGGGAAAACCAGTGGCAGATGTGTCCCTGCGTGATACGGAAAAGGTACCGCTGACAGAAGAGATTGAGGAATATTTCAAGAGAGAAGTATTACCATATGCACCAGAAGCATGGATAGATGAAAAGAAAACGAAAAAAGGATACGAGATTCCAATGACAAGGTACTTTTATGAATATCAGGCACCGGAACCAGTAGAAGAAATTGCGGTACGCTTACATGAATTGGAGTTGGATATTCAGAGCAGTTTGGATGCTTTGTTTGGGGAGAAATGA
- a CDS encoding restriction endonuclease subunit S, which translates to MSRKMKESGIDWIGSIPMPWNTIKFKYLHGGMNTGEGIDKNFWSNEPTDRLFYTAGINPIRTNYEDFPEWKYTSENDLLLARNGTPYIYIPYPNACYTDHIIRVTMNASVNKRFVQYGLQCSIASVVVDSVSLATWSASLWNKQVIAWPSAEEQERIVSFLDEKCAHIDAVLEKTRNSIEEYKKLKQAVITQAVTKGVRQERLMKDSGISWLTHIPDDWRVERGKNIFIETKEISNTGAEELLTVSHITGITPRSEKNVNMFMSESLVGYKICHKGDLAANTMWMWQGAIGVSKYEGVISPSYNTYRQRNNEYVSDYLEYLLRIPPLIATYASYSTGITASRLRLYPEQFFSILFPIPPWDEQIEIASYLNRKIFEMDKIIQKKEQFLVELENYKKSLIYEYVTGKKEVPEF; encoded by the coding sequence ATGAGTAGAAAGATGAAAGAGTCAGGTATTGATTGGATAGGAAGTATTCCTATGCCGTGGAATACTATTAAATTTAAGTATTTGCATGGTGGTATGAATACAGGAGAAGGAATTGATAAAAATTTTTGGTCTAATGAACCAACTGACAGATTATTCTATACCGCTGGAATAAATCCTATTAGGACAAACTATGAGGATTTCCCAGAATGGAAATATACAAGTGAAAATGATTTATTATTAGCTAGAAATGGTACACCCTATATTTATATACCGTATCCAAATGCTTGCTATACAGACCATATTATAAGGGTGACTATGAATGCAAGTGTAAATAAGCGATTTGTACAATACGGATTACAATGTAGTATAGCGTCAGTAGTAGTGGATTCAGTAAGTCTTGCAACATGGTCAGCGTCGTTGTGGAATAAACAGGTTATAGCATGGCCGTCTGCTGAAGAGCAGGAACGTATAGTTTCGTTTCTTGATGAAAAATGTGCTCATATTGATGCTGTCCTTGAAAAGACTCGCAATAGCATTGAAGAATATAAGAAGTTGAAGCAGGCAGTTATTACCCAAGCTGTTACAAAAGGTGTTCGCCAAGAGCGGCTCATGAAAGATAGTGGCATTAGTTGGCTCACACATATCCCGGATGACTGGCGTGTAGAGAGGGGAAAGAACATTTTTATAGAGACAAAGGAGATTTCAAATACCGGAGCAGAAGAACTGCTGACGGTTTCTCATATTACAGGCATTACACCGAGGAGTGAGAAAAACGTAAATATGTTCATGTCTGAATCTTTAGTAGGTTACAAAATCTGTCACAAAGGGGATCTTGCAGCAAATACAATGTGGATGTGGCAAGGTGCAATTGGCGTTTCAAAGTATGAAGGAGTGATAAGTCCTTCATACAATACTTATCGCCAACGGAATAATGAATATGTATCGGATTATTTAGAGTATCTTCTGAGAATTCCACCGTTGATTGCAACTTATGCGTCCTATTCAACAGGTATTACAGCATCTAGATTGAGACTATATCCTGAACAGTTTTTCTCTATATTATTCCCTATTCCGCCATGGGATGAACAGATAGAAATTGCTTCTTATCTTAACAGGAAAATTTTTGAAATGGATAAGATTATCCAGAAAAAAGAACAGTTTTTAGTTGAACTTGAAAATTACAAAAAATCCTTGATTTATGAGTATGTCACAGGAAAAAAGGAGGTGCCAGAGTTTTGA